One window of the Methanosphaera cuniculi genome contains the following:
- a CDS encoding PRC-barrel domain-containing protein, with amino-acid sequence MNAKEILGMKIIDKDGKEVAKLADIRFNVKTYQVVDLYGSTGNPISKKYYEIDPKSIIAMGEYLLISETLDQLKENTLTKIPADDETSTINQGLEKTVIDKDGNIAGKVTNIEIAKDPLTVTDIIVEKQSFGKSKAKYEINKDDIVTNGDYIILNKTLSQEKVPEEDKDDETKEEDDDKE; translated from the coding sequence ATGAATGCTAAAGAAATCTTAGGAATGAAAATAATAGACAAAGACGGAAAAGAAGTAGCAAAACTTGCAGACATCAGATTCAACGTAAAAACATACCAAGTAGTAGACCTCTATGGATCAACAGGAAACCCAATAAGCAAAAAATACTATGAAATAGACCCAAAAAGCATTATTGCAATGGGAGAATACCTCCTAATTAGTGAAACTCTTGATCAATTAAAAGAAAATACACTAACAAAAATACCAGCAGATGATGAAACATCAACAATAAACCAAGGACTTGAAAAAACAGTAATAGACAAAGATGGAAACATTGCAGGAAAAGTAACAAACATAGAAATAGCAAAAGATCCACTAACAGTAACAGATATTATAGTTGAAAAACAATCATTCGGAAAATCAAAAGCAAAATATGAAATAAACAAAGATGACATAGTAACAAATGGAGATTACATTATCTTAAATAAAACACTAAGTCAAGAAAAAGTACCAGAAGAAGACAAAGATGATGAAACAAAAGAAGAAGATGATGACAAAGAATAA